TTCCAGGCCTCGCCGACCTCGAGGTGGCGCGCGATGTCGGGCAGCAGCGCGGCGCGGAAGCCGTGCCCGACCCAGGCGAGCGGGAAGACGTTCGCGATCGACTGCAGCCATTCGGGCAGGATCGTGAACGGCAGGAAGATGCCCGAGATGAACTGCAGCGCGAGCGCCACCGGGATGACGACGGCGGAGGCGGAGTTCACGGAGCGCGGCAGCTGCGCGATCACGACGCCCAGCACTGCGAAGCAGACGAGCGCGGCGAAGAACACCCACGCGAGCGTCAGCCAGCGCGCGGGCTCGCTCGGCAGCTCGATGCCGAAGGCGAAGCGTGCGACGAGCAGCAGCAGCGCCGCCTGCACGAGCGAGGTGATGATCAGCTGCCCGAGCTTGCCGATGAAGTAGGCGAGCACCGGCAGCGGCGTGGCAGCGAGCCGCTGCAGCGTGCCGTCGTTGCGCTCCACCGCGATCTCGATGCCGAGGTTCTGCACGCCAGAGAGGAAGACGCCGGCGGCGAGCATCGCGGGCAGGTAGAGGTGCGGCTGCGTGACCGTCTGTCCGTCGATCTCGAGCAGCGGGTCGAGGGCGCTGAAGGCGCTCGCGAAGATCACGAACAGCAGCACCGGGAACAGGAACGTGAAGACCATCGCGTCGCTGCGCCGCACGTACTGCAGCAGCTCGACGCGGATGCGGTCGATGGCGCAGCGCACGGTGTGACCCGAGCGGATGCCCTGGCGCGCGACCGCGGGAGGGGTGGCGTGGGCGGTCATGCTGCGACCTCCTCGGTCTCGGTGCTGCGTCGGGGCTGCTCGTCGCGCCCGCCGTCAGGCGGCTCGGCCTCCGCCGCGCCGATCAGCTCGAGGTAGACGTCCTCGAGGGAGGGGCGCACGATCTCGAGGTCCTCGGGCTCGCCGGTCAGCTCCCGCACCACAGACGCGGGCTCGAGCGTGCGCACCTCGTGGCGACCCGAGGCATCCGACCACCGCACGATCGGCGTGCGCGCCTCGGCGCCGCCGATCGCCCCGACGCGGTCGAGCGCCAGCAGCCGACCGCCCGCGATGATGCCCGCGCGGTCGGCGAGCTGCTCGGCCTCGTCGAGGTAGTGCGTGGTGAGCAGGATGGTCGTGCCGTCGTCCGCGACGTCGCGGATGAGCTGCCAGAACTGCCGGCGCGCCTGCGGGTCGAAGCCGGTGGTGGGCTCGTCCAGGAAGAGCACCTCGGGGCGGCCGATGATGCCGAGCGCGACGTCGACGCGGCGCTGCTGGCCGCCGGAGAGCTTGCCGACGCGCCGCTTCGCGTGCTCGGTGAGGCCGACTGCTGCGATCGTCTCGTCGACGTCGCGAGCGTTGGGGAAGATGCGGGCGAAGTGCGTGAGGATCTCGCGCACGGTGAGCATGCCTGCCTGCCCGGTGGACTGCAGCACGACGCCGATGCGGCTGCGCCAGGCGCGGTCGCCCTTGCGGGGATCGATGCCGAGGACGCGGGCGCTGCCGCCGGTGGGGGTGCGGAAGCCCTCGAGCATCTCGACGGTCGTCGACTTGCCGGCACCGTTCGGGCCGAGCAGCGCGAAGGTCTCGCCGCGCTCGATCTCGAACGAGACGTCGTCGACGACGGTGCGATCGCCGTAGCGCTTGCTGAGGCCGTCGACGACGACCGCCGGTGCTGTGCTCATGCCCCCAGGCTGGCCCGCCCCGGACCCGCCCGCATCCACCGATCGGTGGGGAGGCTCAGGCCGCGAAGAGCCGCTGCAGCCGCTGCACGCCCTCGAGCAGCGCGTCGTCGGCGAGCGCGTACGAGAAGCGCAGGTAGCCGGATGGGCCGAAGGCCTCGCCGGGCACCGCCGCGACCTCGGCCTGCTCCAGCATGAGGTCGGCGAGCTCGAGGCTCGACGTGGGCGTCACCCCGCCCCACTCCTTGCCCAGCAGCCCCGACACATCCGCATAGACGTAGAAGGCGCCCTTCGGCGTCGGCACCGAGAAGCCGGGGATCTTCGAGAGCTCGCCGATGATCGTCTGGCGGCGGCGGTCGAAAGCCGTGAGCATCTCGCCGACGGCATCCTGCGGCCCGTTGAGCGCCTCGACGGCGCCCAGTTGCGCCACATTGTTCACGTTGCTCGTCAGATGCGACTGCAGGTTGCTCGCGGCCTTGATGACATCGGCCGGCCCGACCATCCAGCCCACGCGCCAGCCCGTCATCGCGTAGGTCTTCGCGACACCGTTCACGAGGATGGTGCGGTCGGCGATCGCCGGCAATGCCTCGACGATCGAGGTGGCGCGCTCGCCGTCGTAGACGAGGTTCTGATAGATCTCATCGGCGATCACCCACAGGCCGTTCGCCTCGGCCCACTCCGCGATCTCACGGACGTGCTCGGCCGGGTAGACGGCGCCCGTCGGGTTCGAGGGGCTCACCATCAGCAGCACCTTGGTGCGCGCGGTCCGGGCGGCCTCGAGCTGGTCGACCGTGACGAGGTAGCCCTGGTCGGCGCCGGCGAAGACGTCGACCTGCCTCGCACCGGTGAGCGCGATCGCCTCCGGGTAGGTGGTCCAGTAGGGCGTCGGCACGAGCACCTCGTCGCCCGGGTCGAGGATCGTCTGGAACGCCTGGTAGACCGACTGCTTGCCGCCATTGGTGACGAGCACCTGGCTCGGCTCGACCGCGAGGCCCGAGTCGCGCAGCGTCTTCGCGGCGACCGCCTCGCGCAGCTCCGGCAGCCCCGCCGCAGGCGTGTATCGGTAGTTCTTCGGGTCGGTGAGCGCGCGCTGCGCGGCCTCAACGATGTTCGCTGGAGTGGCGAAGTTCGGCTCGCCCGCGGCGTACGAGATGACGTCGCGCCCGGCAGCCTTGAGAGCCTTGGCCTTCCCATCGACCTTGAGGGTGGCGGATTCGTTGATCGCGGCGATGCGCGCGGAGATGCGGTTCACGGCACCAAGCCTACGGCGGCCCGGATGCGCCGCGCAGGGTGTGATCAGCGCTCGACGAGCACCCCGTCCTCTTCCGCCCAGAGCCCTGCACCTGCGCGGACTGCGACGCCGCCGTCGATCACGAGCAGCTGCGTCTCGAGCGACTGCAGCTCGTCGCCACGCCCGTCCTACAGGTCAGCGGTGCTGGTCATGATGCAACGGTCGCGATCGACGCGCCGTGCGGCCCGGTGGTGAAGTGGACAGGGGCGTGCGAGTCGAAGTATGCTGTCTCCTTGGTGGTTGACGACTGCCATGCTGTCGCGTGCCCTCGGGCTCACGATCGTATGGGGCACCACCAGCCCAGGGCGGTGGCTCAATTGGTAGAGCAGCGGTCTCCAAAACCGCAGGTTGCAGGTTCGAGTCCTGTCCGCCCTGCTCGAGGCTCCTGCATGGGAGCCTGACGGGCTCCGGCACTCGCCGGGCCGATATGACGAAGGGTCACCGTGGCTGAGAACGCGATCGAGGAGGCACCCCGCTCACGCGAGGGAGCCTCTCGCAACCCGTTCGCGCGTCTGGTCGCCTTCCTCAAGGAAGTGCTGGTCGAGCTCCGCAAGGTCGTCACACCGACGCGCAAGGAGTTGATCCGCTACACGCTCGTCGTGCTCGTGTTCGTCGTGTTCATGATGCTCCTCGTGTCGGGTCTCGACCTCCTGTTCGGCTCCTTCGTCGGCTGGATGTTCGGCGACCTGCCGCTCTTCGGCCTCGTCGGCTGAGCCCGATCCAAGACGTGAAGGAGAAGGTGGACTGTGTCTGACGTCAATGACCTCGACATCGAGCTGAACAAGGCGCTCGACGACCTCGTCCCTGCCGACGAGCAGCCGGCAGAGCCGACGGAAGATCCCTACGAGGACTTCAAGCGCGAGCTGCGCATGAAGCCGGGCCGCTGGTTCGTCATCCACTCGTACGCGGGCTACGAGAAGAAGGTCAAGGCCAACATCGCCTCGCGTGCCGAGAACATGCAGGTCGACGGCATCTACGAGATCCAGGTCCCCACCGAGGATGTCCTGGAGACGAAGAACGGCCAGGCCAAGCGCGTCAATCGCGTGCGCGTCCCCGGCTACGTGCTCGTCCGCATGGAGCTCGACGAGGACACCTGGTCGATCGTGCGTCACACGCCCGGCGTCACCGGCTTCGTCGGCAACGCCCACAACCCCGCGCCGCTGCGCTTCGACGAGGCCTTCACGATGCTGAAGCCCATCGCCGACGAGCAGCTCGCCGAGCAGCAGAAGGCGATGCCAGACCACAAGCCCGCGCAGCTCACGGTGGAGGTCGACTTCGAGGTCGGCGAGACCATCACGATCACCGAGGGCTCGTTCGCGGGCTTCCCCGGCACGATCTCCGAGATCCAGCCGGCGAGCCGCAAGCTCACCGTGCTCGTCAGCCTGTTCGAGCGCGAGACTCCTGTGGAGCTCGGCTTTGGCCAGGTCAGCAAGCTCTAGCCCCCACGTGGGCTGGATGCGGTCCAGGGCTCCACACGTGAGCCCGCGACCGCGATACACCAAGAAGGAAGAGACATGGCACCCAAGAAGAAGGTCACGGGTCTGATCAAGCTGCAGATCCAGGCCGGCGCCGCCAACCCCGCTCCGCCGGTCGGTCCGGCGCTCGGTCAGCACGGCGTCAACATCATGGAGTTCTGCAAGGCGTACAACGCTGCCACCGAGAACCAGCGCGGCAACGTCGTCCCGGTCGAGATCACTGTCTACGAGGACCGCTCGTTCGACTTCGTGCTCAAGACCCCGCCTGCTGCTGAGCTCATCAAGAAGGCAGCTGGCGTCAAGAAGGGCTCCGGCGTTCCTCACACGACGAAGGTCGGCAAGCTGACGCAGGCGCAGGTCGAGGAGATCGCGCAGCAGAAGATGCCCGACCTCAACGCCAACGACCTCGCAGGCGCTGCGAAGATCGTCGCCGGCACTGCCCGTTCCATGGGCATCACCGTCGAGGGCTGACCTCGACGCTGCGTTCGCGCAGACCCGAGCCGCACGGCTCACCAGTGGAAGCGCCGGCCAGGCGCGCACCGCGCACTCTGAACAAGGAGACACACATGGCACAGAAGTCCAAGGCCTACAAGGCCGCAGCGGCGAAGATCGACGCTGACAAGTCCTACACGGCCGTCGACGCGGTCGCGCTCGCTCGCGAGACGGGTTCGGCGAAGACCGACTCGACCGTCGAGGTCGCGCTCAAGCTCGGCGTCGACCCGCGCAAGGCAGACCAGATGGTCCGCGGTACCGTTTCTCTTCCTCACGGCACCGGCAAGACCGCTCGCGTCATCGTCTTCGCGCAGGGCCCCGCTGCTGAGGCAGCCATCGCCGCAGGCGCCGACGAGGTGGGCTCCGACGAGCTCATCGAGAAGGTGGCAGGCGGCTGGACGAACTTCGACGCAGCCGTCGCGAGCCCTGAGCTCATGGGCAAGGTCGGCCGTCTCGGCAAGGTGCTCGGCCCGCGCGGCCTGATGCCGAACCCGAAGACCGGCACCGTCACCCCGAACGTCGCGCAGGCCGTGACCGACATCAAGGGCGGCCGCATCGAGTTCCGCGTCGACAAGCACTCGAACGTGCACTTCATCGTCGGCAAGGCCTCGTTCTCGGCCGAGCAGCTCGGTGACAACGTCACGGCCGCGCTTGACGAGATCGTGCGCCTCAAGCCGTCCTCGTCCAAGGGCCGCTACGTGCTGAAGGCCACGGTCTCGACCACCTTCGGCCCCGGCATCCCGGTGGACGTCACCACCATCGGCTGAGATCCGTCTCGCTCGAATGCCCCGCTTCGGCGGGGCATTCGTCGTTTCACCAGATGTTCACCTGCTCTCGCTTGACCAGTGCGCAAAGTTCCGATTGGCTCAGACGCGGTGCTCCCAGCGCGCCGGTCCCCGCACCATCGAGAGAGGCACCCATGCCCAACCGCACCCGCCTGGCGATCACCGCAGCCGCCGCAGCAGCAGCCCTGGCGATCGCTCCCGCGACTGCCGCCGTGGCGGCGCCCGGCGACCCGATCGACCTGACGCTGCTGTCCACGACCGACAACCACGGCCACGCGGTCAACTGGGACTACTTCACGAACGCGCCGTACCCGGCGGGAGAAGAGCTCGGCCTGGCGCGCGCCGGCACGCTGATCGAGCAGGTGCGCGCAGAGCGGGGCGACGAGTCGGTGCTGCTGTTCGACAACGGCGATGCCATCCAGGGCACGCCGCTGACCTACCTGACCGGCATGCTCGAGCCCGTCACCGAGACCGGTGACACGCATCCGATGGCCGCCGCCTTCAACGAGCTCGACTACGACGCGCAGGTGGTCGGCAACCACGAGTACAACTACGGCCTCGACCTGCTCGACACCTACGACGCGCAGCTCGATGCTCCGCTGCTGGGCGCGAACGCGGTCGACGCGAGCACGGGCGAGCCGACGCTGCCGCCCACCACGATGGTCGAGCGCACGATCGACGGCCAGACCGTGCAGGTCGGCGTCATCGGTGTCGTCACCCCTGGCGTGCGGGTCTGGGATCGCGCGATCGTCGAGGGAGTCGTCGAGTTCGAGGACCAGGTCGAGACCGTCGAGCGCTACGTGCCGGAGCTCGAGGCCGCAGGTGCTGACCTCGTCGTGGTGCTGGCGCACACTGGCTTCGACCCCGAGTCGCAGACCTACGACCCTGCGGCCCTGCAGGAGAACCTCGCGACCACCGTCGCCGGTGTGCAGGGCGTCGACGTGGTCGTCGCGGGCCACTCGCACCAGGACAACCCGCAGACGATCGTCGAGCAGGCTGACGGCGGCCAGGCCCTCGTCACGCAGCCGGTCTACTGGGGCGGCAGCGTCTCGCGCGTCGACCTGCAGCTCGTGCCGGCCGGCGACGGCTTCGAGGTCAACTGGGCGGATGCCGCTCCCACCGGCGAGCAGCTGTACACGTCGGGTGACGTGGCTGAGCACGCGGGCGTCGTCGCGGCGGTGCAGGCGCAGCACGATGCGACCGTCGAGTACGTGAACACCGAGATCGCAACGCTCACCGAGACGATGTCGGGCGCCACGAGCCGCTACGAGGACACCGCGCTGATCGACTTCGTCAACGAGGTGCAGACCGAGACGGTGCGCGACGCGCTCGTCGGCACGGACTATGAGGGCTCCACGGTGATCTCGCAGGCCTCGCCGTTCAACCGCGACGTCGTGGTCGAGGCGGGATCCATGACGGTGCGCGACATGGCTGCGCTCTACATCTACGAGAACACGCTGATGGCCGTCGAGCTGAGCGGTGCGGAGCTGCGCGACTACCTCGAGTGGTCGGCGCGCTACTTCGTCGAGCAGGAGGTCGGTGCCGAGATCACTGCCGACGTCGCAGGTGCCTACGACGAGGCCGACGGCCGTCCGTTCCCCGACTACAGCTACGACGTCGTCGATGGCATCGACTACACGTTCGACATCTCGCAGCCGGTGGGGGAGCGCCTCGTGCAGTTCGAGCACCAGGACGGCACCGTCATCGCCGACGACGACGTGTTCGTGATGGGCATCAACAACTACCGGCAGTCGGGCGGCTCCGGCTACCCGCACGTCGTCGACGCGCCCGTGGTCTACAACGGCCTGCTCGAGCTGCGCCAGCTGCTCATCGACTACGCCACCGACCGCGGCACGATCGATCCGGCCGAGTTCGCCGACGTCAACTGGGCGCTCACGACGACGCCGCTCGTCGACGAGACGCCCGCGCCGACCGATCCGGTGGAGACCGAGCCCGCCCCGACGGATCCCGCCGAGACGGAGCCTGCAGCGACCGAGCCGGCTGAGACGGCCGCGCCGGGCGACGACCAGTCCGGTGGGGAGCTGCCTCGCACGGCGGTCGAGCCGTCGATGCTGGTGCTGCTCTTCGGCGGCCTGCTCGTCGCCGCGGGAGCGCTGCTGGCGCTGAGGTCGCGGAAGGGCTGATCGGCTGACCCGTAGATCGAGGAGCGCGCGTGCGGAGCGCGCTCGCGTCACGAGATCGGAGCAGCGTGCTGCGCTCCACTTCGGTCTCGTGACGGCTGCGAGCGACGCCCGCGGCCTCCTCGACCTACGGCACGGCGAACGGGCTCACACCTCGATCAGCCGATGCTCGTAGGCCAGCGCGATCAGCTGCACACGGCTCGCGACGCCCAGCTTCGTGAGGATCGCGCGCATGTGCGTCTTCACGGTGGTCTCCGCCACCCACAGCTGCTTCGCCATCTCGGCGTTCGACATGCCGCGAGCGGCGAGCGCGAACAGCTCGCGCTCCCGCGCGGTGAGGCCGGCGAGGATCGACGCGTCCGGGGCGGGCCGCACGGGTGCGAACGCCCGCAGCAGGTCGAACGTCTCCGCCGGCGCGATCACCTGCTGGCCGTCGACCACCGCCCGGATCGACTGCACGAGGAACTCGGGCCTGGCGTCCTTGAGCAGGAACCCGCTCGCTCCGGCGCGCAGCGCATCCACCACCGCCTTGTCCTGGCGGATGGTGGTGAGGACGATCACGTGCGGCGGCGGTTCCGGCGACTCGCGCCGGATCGCCGCGGTGGCGCTGACGCCGTCGAGCACCGGCATGCGGATGTCCATGAGCACGACGTCGGGCTGCAGCTCGCGGGTGCGCGCGATCGCCTGCTCGCCGTCGAGCGCGGTGCCGACCACCTCGATGCCGTCCTGGCTCTCGAGGATCATCGAGATCCCCTGCAGGAAGAGCTCCTGGTCGTCGACCAGCAGCAGCCGGATCACGCCCGCTCCGGGCCCAGCGGCCTGCCGTCGGTCGGCCGCGGCGCAGCGTTCGGGCCGGCGGGGTTCGGGATGCGGCCGTCCGGCAGGGGCGCGGGCGTCAGATCGACGGCGGTCGCCTCCGACCAGTTCTCGGGCAGCGGCTTCGTCGGGTGCTGCCCCGACTGGTGCTGAGCCTGCTCGGGGTGTCGCAGCCTGTGCAGCCTCGTCGCCTCGACGATCCATGGCGCAACGACATCCTCAGGCCGCTGCTGCCGCGGCACGGGGAGCGTGAAGAGCTGCTCCTCGGTGAGCGGCGCGGTGGGGGCGTCGCTCACCGGCTCATAGGGCAGGTGGGCGCTCACCACGAAGCGGTCGCCGTCCGCATCGATCTCGACGGTGCCTCCGGCGAGCCTGGCGCGCTCGTGCATGCCGGCGATGCCGCGACCGGCGGGCTTCAAGGCTGCGCGGTCGGGGATGGGGGAGGAGACCACGAAGGTCAGGCCCGGCCCCGTCCAGGTCAGGCTCACGAGGATGTCGCTGTCGCTGCCGCCGTGGCGGAGCGCGTTCGTGAGACTCTCCTGCACGATGCGGTAGGCGGCGATGTCGCCCAACCGAGAGAGATGCCCGTGGGCGCCCACGTCGAGCATGGTGACGGTGGGCCCGGTGGAGCGCATCTGCGCGACGAGGCCGGGGATGTCGGCGCTGGTCGGCTGCGGACGGCGGGCGTCGTCGTCGACGCGCTCGAGCAGCTGCCGCACCTCCACGAGCGCGAGCCGCGCGGTGTCGCTGATGGTGGTGAGCACGGGGTCGATGCGCTCCGGATGCGCGTGGTGGCTCAGGCGCAGCCCCTCGGCCTGGGCGGCGAGCACAGCGAGCGAGTGCGCCATCACGTCGTGGAAGTCGTGCGTGAGGTCGGCGCGCAGCCGCTCGTCGCGCAGCTCCGACTCGACGACGGTGGTGCGGGCGACGGCGGTCTCCCTCGCCTGCTCGGCGCGCAGCGCGTCGGCGAGGGCGCGGATCCCGAGCGCTGCGGCCCAGACCAGCATGCACAGCACCCATGCGAGCAGGCCTTCGTTGTTGGTGAGCCCGCCATAGCCGGTCGCCTCTTGCACTGTCGTCTGCGTCGCCAGGGCGATGGCGGCGAGGGCGCCGACCGGGATGCCCAGCAGGGCGCGGGTGCGCAGCGGCCCGATGCACCAAGTGATGATGCAGGCGATACCCAGCGCGCCGTAGAGCATGAAGACGCCGATCGAAGGGTGCGAACCAGCAGCAAGCAGCGTCGCAGCAGCTCCTGCGGCGAACGCGATGCGCGGGAAGGCGACCGAGATGCTCAGCACTCCGCAGATGGCGACGAGCGCGATCAAGTCGAGCGGGCCGGTGAACCGCCACGTGATCGTGTTGGCCAGCAGCACGATCACGGCGATCAGCGCTGGCCACCACGTTGCGGCAAGCCCGGTGAGACGCGTGAGTGTCATGCGCACAGGCTAGGCCGCCGCTTCCTACCGGTGCACGGCATCCGCCTCCATCTCGTCCCGAAGGACGAGGCGCATGCGCGCGGAGAGCAGGGTCGTTGCGCGATTGTGACTGTCTGGACACGATGTTTGCGCTGTGCGCGGGCTAGGTTGGAGCACACGCACGCTCGGCGCTGAGCGCGGACGCGTGCGAACAGTCCCTTCAGGAAAGGTCCAGCACCGTGATCCCATCCGCAAAGCGACGCCTCCTCGTGGGCCTCGCCGGTGGCGCAGCCATGACGCTCGTGCTCACCGGTTGCGTCCAGAGCCAGCGCGACGACGAGGGCGGCGACTCCGCCGCACCGAGCGATGTCA
The window above is part of the Agrococcus sp. ARC_14 genome. Proteins encoded here:
- a CDS encoding ABC transporter permease, whose amino-acid sequence is MTAHATPPAVARQGIRSGHTVRCAIDRIRVELLQYVRRSDAMVFTFLFPVLLFVIFASAFSALDPLLEIDGQTVTQPHLYLPAMLAAGVFLSGVQNLGIEIAVERNDGTLQRLAATPLPVLAYFIGKLGQLIITSLVQAALLLLVARFAFGIELPSEPARWLTLAWVFFAALVCFAVLGVVIAQLPRSVNSASAVVIPVALALQFISGIFLPFTILPEWLQSIANVFPLAWVGHGFRAALLPDIARHLEVGEAWNLPMVAIVLGIWAVVGSVVAAVTFRWIKRG
- a CDS encoding ABC transporter ATP-binding protein, which translates into the protein MSTAPAVVVDGLSKRYGDRTVVDDVSFEIERGETFALLGPNGAGKSTTVEMLEGFRTPTGGSARVLGIDPRKGDRAWRSRIGVVLQSTGQAGMLTVREILTHFARIFPNARDVDETIAAVGLTEHAKRRVGKLSGGQQRRVDVALGIIGRPEVLFLDEPTTGFDPQARRQFWQLIRDVADDGTTILLTTHYLDEAEQLADRAGIIAGGRLLALDRVGAIGGAEARTPIVRWSDASGRHEVRTLEPASVVRELTGEPEDLEIVRPSLEDVYLELIGAAEAEPPDGGRDEQPRRSTETEEVAA
- a CDS encoding pyridoxal phosphate-dependent aminotransferase: MNRISARIAAINESATLKVDGKAKALKAAGRDVISYAAGEPNFATPANIVEAAQRALTDPKNYRYTPAAGLPELREAVAAKTLRDSGLAVEPSQVLVTNGGKQSVYQAFQTILDPGDEVLVPTPYWTTYPEAIALTGARQVDVFAGADQGYLVTVDQLEAARTARTKVLLMVSPSNPTGAVYPAEHVREIAEWAEANGLWVIADEIYQNLVYDGERATSIVEALPAIADRTILVNGVAKTYAMTGWRVGWMVGPADVIKAASNLQSHLTSNVNNVAQLGAVEALNGPQDAVGEMLTAFDRRRQTIIGELSKIPGFSVPTPKGAFYVYADVSGLLGKEWGGVTPTSSLELADLMLEQAEVAAVPGEAFGPSGYLRFSYALADDALLEGVQRLQRLFAA
- the secE gene encoding preprotein translocase subunit SecE, which codes for MAENAIEEAPRSREGASRNPFARLVAFLKEVLVELRKVVTPTRKELIRYTLVVLVFVVFMMLLVSGLDLLFGSFVGWMFGDLPLFGLVG
- the rplK gene encoding 50S ribosomal protein L11 is translated as MAPKKKVTGLIKLQIQAGAANPAPPVGPALGQHGVNIMEFCKAYNAATENQRGNVVPVEITVYEDRSFDFVLKTPPAAELIKKAAGVKKGSGVPHTTKVGKLTQAQVEEIAQQKMPDLNANDLAGAAKIVAGTARSMGITVEG
- the rplA gene encoding 50S ribosomal protein L1 encodes the protein MAQKSKAYKAAAAKIDADKSYTAVDAVALARETGSAKTDSTVEVALKLGVDPRKADQMVRGTVSLPHGTGKTARVIVFAQGPAAEAAIAAGADEVGSDELIEKVAGGWTNFDAAVASPELMGKVGRLGKVLGPRGLMPNPKTGTVTPNVAQAVTDIKGGRIEFRVDKHSNVHFIVGKASFSAEQLGDNVTAALDEIVRLKPSSSKGRYVLKATVSTTFGPGIPVDVTTIG
- a CDS encoding 5'-nucleotidase C-terminal domain-containing protein; translation: MPNRTRLAITAAAAAAALAIAPATAAVAAPGDPIDLTLLSTTDNHGHAVNWDYFTNAPYPAGEELGLARAGTLIEQVRAERGDESVLLFDNGDAIQGTPLTYLTGMLEPVTETGDTHPMAAAFNELDYDAQVVGNHEYNYGLDLLDTYDAQLDAPLLGANAVDASTGEPTLPPTTMVERTIDGQTVQVGVIGVVTPGVRVWDRAIVEGVVEFEDQVETVERYVPELEAAGADLVVVLAHTGFDPESQTYDPAALQENLATTVAGVQGVDVVVAGHSHQDNPQTIVEQADGGQALVTQPVYWGGSVSRVDLQLVPAGDGFEVNWADAAPTGEQLYTSGDVAEHAGVVAAVQAQHDATVEYVNTEIATLTETMSGATSRYEDTALIDFVNEVQTETVRDALVGTDYEGSTVISQASPFNRDVVVEAGSMTVRDMAALYIYENTLMAVELSGAELRDYLEWSARYFVEQEVGAEITADVAGAYDEADGRPFPDYSYDVVDGIDYTFDISQPVGERLVQFEHQDGTVIADDDVFVMGINNYRQSGGSGYPHVVDAPVVYNGLLELRQLLIDYATDRGTIDPAEFADVNWALTTTPLVDETPAPTDPVETEPAPTDPAETEPAATEPAETAAPGDDQSGGELPRTAVEPSMLVLLFGGLLVAAGALLALRSRKG
- a CDS encoding response regulator transcription factor, translated to MIRLLLVDDQELFLQGISMILESQDGIEVVGTALDGEQAIARTRELQPDVVLMDIRMPVLDGVSATAAIRRESPEPPPHVIVLTTIRQDKAVVDALRAGASGFLLKDARPEFLVQSIRAVVDGQQVIAPAETFDLLRAFAPVRPAPDASILAGLTARERELFALAARGMSNAEMAKQLWVAETTVKTHMRAILTKLGVASRVQLIALAYEHRLIEV
- a CDS encoding histidine kinase, which translates into the protein MTLTRLTGLAATWWPALIAVIVLLANTITWRFTGPLDLIALVAICGVLSISVAFPRIAFAAGAAATLLAAGSHPSIGVFMLYGALGIACIITWCIGPLRTRALLGIPVGALAAIALATQTTVQEATGYGGLTNNEGLLAWVLCMLVWAAALGIRALADALRAEQARETAVARTTVVESELRDERLRADLTHDFHDVMAHSLAVLAAQAEGLRLSHHAHPERIDPVLTTISDTARLALVEVRQLLERVDDDARRPQPTSADIPGLVAQMRSTGPTVTMLDVGAHGHLSRLGDIAAYRIVQESLTNALRHGGSDSDILVSLTWTGPGLTFVVSSPIPDRAALKPAGRGIAGMHERARLAGGTVEIDADGDRFVVSAHLPYEPVSDAPTAPLTEEQLFTLPVPRQQRPEDVVAPWIVEATRLHRLRHPEQAQHQSGQHPTKPLPENWSEATAVDLTPAPLPDGRIPNPAGPNAAPRPTDGRPLGPERA